In Populus nigra chromosome 1, ddPopNigr1.1, whole genome shotgun sequence, one genomic interval encodes:
- the LOC133680003 gene encoding uncharacterized protein LOC133680003: MDYLSPWQNLLELEASLALPLPPPEFEAYKGVETDQKARGNQQAFDYFSAARPGSSHQSSNITDTDKKGQDLETIKDQIAKKRKIDRAYRERCKRNKIETERNLDLLRKENDRLKGENASFKTEAVRTRQTLQSQEQEMKRLRKTIVLLKEKHDKQNTVVEVLSKRLAGANDTDLQRENTQLKNKIALLRSQVNDQNNLDKLQLQEKNAQLEHDKSSLEVIVQALCEKINNEKGHEGDHAS; the protein is encoded by the exons ATGGATTACCTAAGTCCGTGGCAAAATCTCCTTGAACTTGAAGCATCTCTAGCTCTACCTCTACCTCCACCTGAATTTGAGGCTTATAAGG GAGTTGAAACCGATCAGAAGGCAAGGGGAAATCAGCAAGCCTTTGACTACTTCTCGGCAGCACGCCCAGGTAGTTCTCATCAGTCTTCAAATATAACAGATACTGATAAGAAAGGACAGGATCTGGAAAcaattaaagatcaaattgcaaagaaaagaaagattgacAGGGCATATCGTGAACGATGCAAG AGAAACAAAATTGAGACCGAGAGAAACTTGGATCTGCTAAGGAAAGAAAACGATCGATTAAAAGGAGAGAATGCCTCCTTTAAAACGGAAGCAGTTCGGACTAGACAAACTTTGCAATCTCAAGAACAAGAGATGAAGCGACTTAGGAAAACAATTGTTCTACTGAAGGAGAAGCATGATAAACAAAATACTGTCGTGGAGGTCCTTTCAAAGCGACTA GCTGGTGCCAACGATACTGATCTTCAGCGTGAAAATACacagctcaaaaataaaattgctctGTTAAGGAGTCAAGTTAATGACCAAAACAATTTGGATAAACTCCAGCTTCAAGAGAAGAATGCACAACTAGAACATGACAAGAGTTCGCTTGAAGTGATAGTTCAAGCATTATGTGAGAAGATCAACAATGAGAAGGGCCATGAAGGAGACCATGCATCATAA
- the LOC133686389 gene encoding uncharacterized protein LOC133686389 isoform X1, whose amino-acid sequence MKMTYGLLDSMVPHYLPLQHDSTEETNMLTVLPQHMLAQPGVPQHGINIAATPEDQKEKKRKIDAKYRQRCKIRKEELGINLQILREENAHLKRENESCRKENDSMAQKLQSKEVEIGNLKRDIGNSKKAISNQENLLESLSQNPFVQQLMLGPNQLEMVLLENERNMLCQNAKWDNWASERIQLLNEIEKLGQRNMVLKMQNQALGDKILNQKDCCIKLNPRKSKMTTTTCNHCQPTSQTANHQLSAVFVNRQQPLQTASRIHTTAN is encoded by the exons ATGAAGATGACTTACGGTTTACTGGATAGCATGGTTCCCCACTACCTCCCACTACAACACGACTCAACAG AGGAAACAAACATGCTGACCGTACTGCCTCAACATATGTTGGCCCAACCAGGAGTACCACAGCATGGAATAAATATTGCTGCAACTCCAGAAGatcaaaaggagaagaaaagaaaaatcgatGCCAAGTATCGACAACGTTGTAAG ATAAGGAAAGAAGAGCTGGGGATTAACTTGCAAATTCTTCGGGAAGAAAATGCTCATTTGAAGAGGGAGAATGAGTCTTGTaggaaagaaaatgattcaATGGCTCAAAAATTGCAGTCAAAAGAAGTTGAAATAGGGAACCTTAAAAGAGATATTGGCAACTCAAAGAAAGCTATTTCTAATCAAGAAAATCTGTTGGAGTCACTGTCACAAAACCCTTTTGTGCAACAACTAATG CTTGGACCTAACCAACTTGAGATGGTGCTGCTAGAAAATGAACGCAATATGCTGTGTCAAAATGCCAAGTGGGATAATTGGGCATCTGAAAGAATACAACTTTTGAATGAGATTGAGAAACTGGGACAGCGGAATATGGTGCTCAAAATGCAAAATCAAGCTTTAGGTGACAAGATACTGAACCAAAAAGACTGTTGCATTAAACTCAATCCAAGAAAGTCAAAGATGACAACCACCACTTGCAATCATTGCCAGCCAACTTCTCAAACCGCCAATCATCAGCTATCAGCCGTCTTCGTAAACCGCCAACAACCTTTACAAACCGCCAGCCGCATTCACACCACCGCcaactaa
- the LOC133686389 gene encoding uncharacterized protein LOC133686389 isoform X3 has protein sequence MKMTYGLLDSMVPHYLPLQHDSTEETNMLTVLPQHMLAQPGVPQHGINIAATPEDQKEKKRKIDAKYRQRCKIRKEELGINLQILREENAHLKRENESCRKENDSMAQKLQSKEVEIGNLKRDIGNSKKAISNQENLLESLSQNPFVQQLMDIERQFLLKGTSIC, from the exons ATGAAGATGACTTACGGTTTACTGGATAGCATGGTTCCCCACTACCTCCCACTACAACACGACTCAACAG AGGAAACAAACATGCTGACCGTACTGCCTCAACATATGTTGGCCCAACCAGGAGTACCACAGCATGGAATAAATATTGCTGCAACTCCAGAAGatcaaaaggagaagaaaagaaaaatcgatGCCAAGTATCGACAACGTTGTAAG ATAAGGAAAGAAGAGCTGGGGATTAACTTGCAAATTCTTCGGGAAGAAAATGCTCATTTGAAGAGGGAGAATGAGTCTTGTaggaaagaaaatgattcaATGGCTCAAAAATTGCAGTCAAAAGAAGTTGAAATAGGGAACCTTAAAAGAGATATTGGCAACTCAAAGAAAGCTATTTCTAATCAAGAAAATCTGTTGGAGTCACTGTCACAAAACCCTTTTGTGCAACAACTAATG GATATTGAGAGGCAATTTCTTCTAAAAGGGACATCAATTTGCTGA
- the LOC133686389 gene encoding uncharacterized protein LOC133686389 isoform X2 encodes MKMTYGLLDSMVPHYLPLQHDSTGVPQHGINIAATPEDQKEKKRKIDAKYRQRCKIRKEELGINLQILREENAHLKRENESCRKENDSMAQKLQSKEVEIGNLKRDIGNSKKAISNQENLLESLSQNPFVQQLMLGPNQLEMVLLENERNMLCQNAKWDNWASERIQLLNEIEKLGQRNMVLKMQNQALGDKILNQKDCCIKLNPRKSKMTTTTCNHCQPTSQTANHQLSAVFVNRQQPLQTASRIHTTAN; translated from the exons ATGAAGATGACTTACGGTTTACTGGATAGCATGGTTCCCCACTACCTCCCACTACAACACGACTCAACAG GAGTACCACAGCATGGAATAAATATTGCTGCAACTCCAGAAGatcaaaaggagaagaaaagaaaaatcgatGCCAAGTATCGACAACGTTGTAAG ATAAGGAAAGAAGAGCTGGGGATTAACTTGCAAATTCTTCGGGAAGAAAATGCTCATTTGAAGAGGGAGAATGAGTCTTGTaggaaagaaaatgattcaATGGCTCAAAAATTGCAGTCAAAAGAAGTTGAAATAGGGAACCTTAAAAGAGATATTGGCAACTCAAAGAAAGCTATTTCTAATCAAGAAAATCTGTTGGAGTCACTGTCACAAAACCCTTTTGTGCAACAACTAATG CTTGGACCTAACCAACTTGAGATGGTGCTGCTAGAAAATGAACGCAATATGCTGTGTCAAAATGCCAAGTGGGATAATTGGGCATCTGAAAGAATACAACTTTTGAATGAGATTGAGAAACTGGGACAGCGGAATATGGTGCTCAAAATGCAAAATCAAGCTTTAGGTGACAAGATACTGAACCAAAAAGACTGTTGCATTAAACTCAATCCAAGAAAGTCAAAGATGACAACCACCACTTGCAATCATTGCCAGCCAACTTCTCAAACCGCCAATCATCAGCTATCAGCCGTCTTCGTAAACCGCCAACAACCTTTACAAACCGCCAGCCGCATTCACACCACCGCcaactaa